From Carassius auratus strain Wakin chromosome 10, ASM336829v1, whole genome shotgun sequence, a single genomic window includes:
- the LOC113109832 gene encoding transcription cofactor vestigial-like protein 1 gives MMEDIMLKHSEECKDPPQLFTYYQGDINTAVDEHFFRALNKATTPKDLSTKAKDSNRIPKSDVPSSSWASSGLTWSKSTHSSSSKLAQLTTMGPPSQGVIVNPSVLSSSSSSSPSSSLWPCPPRQSTAYELPQILYQQPMAAESSASSYLNLLQMDRPTGGIMISPFSKSETRPEWNSGTAFRDGSRIGMDAGVPVSEISKDLYWY, from the exons ATGATGGAGGACATAATGTTAAAGCACTCAGAGGAGTGTAAAGATCCTCCTCAGCTCTTTACATACTATCAAGGCGACATCAACACTGCAGTGGATGAGCACTTCTTCCGTGCCCTGAATAAAGCAACCACACCAAAAGACCTCAGTACTAAAGCAAAGGACAGCAATAGGATTCCAAAATCTG ATGTCCCCTCATCATCATGGGCTTCTTCTGGTCTAACGTGGTCTAAGTCCACACACTCTTCCAGCTCTAAGCTGGCCCAGTTGACAACCATGGGACCTCCATCCCAGGGAGTTATTGTGAACCCTTCAGtactgtcatcatcatcatcatcatcaccctcCTCGTCCCTCTGGCCATGTCCACCCAGACAGAGCACAGCCTACGAACTGCCTCAAATACTCTATCAACAGCCCATGGCTGCTGAGAGCAGTGCCAGCTCTTACCTGAACCTGTTACAAATGGATCGGCCAACAGGGGGCATCATGATCTCGCCCTTCTCAAAATCAGAAACCAGACCAGAGTGGAATTCTGGGACGGCCTTTAGGGATGGAAGCAGGATCGGCATGGATGCAG GTGTGCCTGTGTCAGAAATCAGTAAGGATTTGTACTGGTATTGA
- the htatsf1 gene encoding 17S U2 SnRNP complex component HTATSF1 isoform X1 produces the protein MRINMSGDSDGNKEFHEQLRLQQLYGQRREVGEDPYTYVDPEDGTEYDWDHEKRAWFPKVNDDFIAAYQANYGFNEEGAPDPSAAVPVTDFLPAKGGAPEEPKKPEEPKKLEESSDQEKTKEGAQKGEKRKADPGWFEVEKDKNTNVYVTGLPPDITPEEFVEFMSKCGLIMRDPITEDYKIKLYKDKDGNQKGDGLCCYLKKESVALAVRLLDETEIRGYQLHVEAARFELKGQYDASKKKKKNKEYRKKLQQQQKQLDWRPEKAGETRKRHEKVIIIQNMFHPSDFEEDPLVLNEYRDDLRTECEKFGQVKKVIIFDRHPDGVASVAFKEPEEADACQMALNGRWFGGRKLSAQLWDGVTDYQVEETSREREERLKAWGSFLSDESASAKAKADASKAAEQQNSSTQEASDQTRLEEHANESAAKPQEEKDEEEEDEEEGGVASTDSSLAGSDNEDA, from the exons ATGCGAATAAat ATGAGTGGGGATTCAGACGGTAATAAAGAGTTTCATGAGCAGCTCCGTTTGCAGCAGCTGTATGGACAGAGGCGAGAGGTTGGAGAAGATCCGTATACATACGTCGACCCAGAAGACGGCACGGAGTACGACTGGGACCATGAAAAGAGAGCATGGTTTCCAAAG GTAAATGATGATTTCATCGCAGCATATCAAGCAAACTATGGCTTCAATGAGGAAGGGGCCCCTGATCCAAGTGCTGCGGTTCCTGTCACCGACTTTCTCCCTGCCAAAGGAGGAGCTCCAGAGGAGCCCAAGAAACCAGAAGAACCCAAGAAACTGGAGGAGAGCTCAGACCAGGAAAAAACTAAGGAGGGAGCTCAGAAAGGAGAGAAAAGGAAAGCAGATCCAG GATGGTTTGAAgttgaaaaagacaaaaacaccaaTGTTTATGTGACAG GTCTTCCTCCGGACATAACTCCTGAAGAGTTTGTGGAGTTCATGTCCAAATGTGGACTTATCATGCGTGATCCTATCACAGAAGACTATAAAATCAAGCTCTATAAGGACAAGGATGGAAACCAAAAAGGAGATGGACTTTGCTGCTACCTGAAG AAAGAGTCTGTAGCTCTTGCCGTGCGGCTTTTGGATGAGACAGAGATTCGGGGCTACCAGCTGCATGTGGAGGCAGCGCGATTCGAGCTCAAAGGACAATATGATGCcagcaagaagaagaaaaagaacaaagaaTACCGTAAAAAGCTCCAGCAGCAACAAAA GCAGCTGGACTGGAGGCCAGAGAAAGCTGGGGAAACTCGCAAAAGGCATGAAAAAGTCATCATCATCCAAAACATGTTTCATCCCAGTGACTTTGAG GAGGATCCCTTGGTTCTGAATGAGTACAGAGATGATCTCCGGACAGAATGTGAGAAATTTGGGCAAGTGAAGAAGGTCATCATCTTCGAT AGGCACCCTGATGGAGTGGCATCTGTGGCTTTTAAAGAACCTGAAGAGGCGGACGCGTGTCAGATGGCTCTGAATGGACGCTGGTTTGGTGGGAGGAAACTATCAGCACAGCTGTGGGATGGTGTAACTGACTACCAG GTTGAGGAAACCTCCCGAGAACGAGAAGAGAGACTGAAAGCCTGGGGTTCTTTCTTAAGTGACGAGAGTGCGTCTGCCAAAGCTAAAGCGGACGCTTCAAAAGCAGCTGAACAACAAAATTCCAGCACACAAGAAGCATCAGATCAGACTCGACTGGAGGAACATGCAAACGAAAGCGCTGCAAAACCACAGGAGGagaaagatgaggaggaggaggatgaagaggaaggAGGAGTAGCGTCGACCGATAGCAGTTTAGCAGGAAGTGATAATGAGGATGCGTAG
- the htatsf1 gene encoding 17S U2 SnRNP complex component HTATSF1 isoform X2 has protein sequence MSGDSDGNKEFHEQLRLQQLYGQRREVGEDPYTYVDPEDGTEYDWDHEKRAWFPKVNDDFIAAYQANYGFNEEGAPDPSAAVPVTDFLPAKGGAPEEPKKPEEPKKLEESSDQEKTKEGAQKGEKRKADPGWFEVEKDKNTNVYVTGLPPDITPEEFVEFMSKCGLIMRDPITEDYKIKLYKDKDGNQKGDGLCCYLKKESVALAVRLLDETEIRGYQLHVEAARFELKGQYDASKKKKKNKEYRKKLQQQQKQLDWRPEKAGETRKRHEKVIIIQNMFHPSDFEEDPLVLNEYRDDLRTECEKFGQVKKVIIFDRHPDGVASVAFKEPEEADACQMALNGRWFGGRKLSAQLWDGVTDYQVEETSREREERLKAWGSFLSDESASAKAKADASKAAEQQNSSTQEASDQTRLEEHANESAAKPQEEKDEEEEDEEEGGVASTDSSLAGSDNEDA, from the exons ATGAGTGGGGATTCAGACGGTAATAAAGAGTTTCATGAGCAGCTCCGTTTGCAGCAGCTGTATGGACAGAGGCGAGAGGTTGGAGAAGATCCGTATACATACGTCGACCCAGAAGACGGCACGGAGTACGACTGGGACCATGAAAAGAGAGCATGGTTTCCAAAG GTAAATGATGATTTCATCGCAGCATATCAAGCAAACTATGGCTTCAATGAGGAAGGGGCCCCTGATCCAAGTGCTGCGGTTCCTGTCACCGACTTTCTCCCTGCCAAAGGAGGAGCTCCAGAGGAGCCCAAGAAACCAGAAGAACCCAAGAAACTGGAGGAGAGCTCAGACCAGGAAAAAACTAAGGAGGGAGCTCAGAAAGGAGAGAAAAGGAAAGCAGATCCAG GATGGTTTGAAgttgaaaaagacaaaaacaccaaTGTTTATGTGACAG GTCTTCCTCCGGACATAACTCCTGAAGAGTTTGTGGAGTTCATGTCCAAATGTGGACTTATCATGCGTGATCCTATCACAGAAGACTATAAAATCAAGCTCTATAAGGACAAGGATGGAAACCAAAAAGGAGATGGACTTTGCTGCTACCTGAAG AAAGAGTCTGTAGCTCTTGCCGTGCGGCTTTTGGATGAGACAGAGATTCGGGGCTACCAGCTGCATGTGGAGGCAGCGCGATTCGAGCTCAAAGGACAATATGATGCcagcaagaagaagaaaaagaacaaagaaTACCGTAAAAAGCTCCAGCAGCAACAAAA GCAGCTGGACTGGAGGCCAGAGAAAGCTGGGGAAACTCGCAAAAGGCATGAAAAAGTCATCATCATCCAAAACATGTTTCATCCCAGTGACTTTGAG GAGGATCCCTTGGTTCTGAATGAGTACAGAGATGATCTCCGGACAGAATGTGAGAAATTTGGGCAAGTGAAGAAGGTCATCATCTTCGAT AGGCACCCTGATGGAGTGGCATCTGTGGCTTTTAAAGAACCTGAAGAGGCGGACGCGTGTCAGATGGCTCTGAATGGACGCTGGTTTGGTGGGAGGAAACTATCAGCACAGCTGTGGGATGGTGTAACTGACTACCAG GTTGAGGAAACCTCCCGAGAACGAGAAGAGAGACTGAAAGCCTGGGGTTCTTTCTTAAGTGACGAGAGTGCGTCTGCCAAAGCTAAAGCGGACGCTTCAAAAGCAGCTGAACAACAAAATTCCAGCACACAAGAAGCATCAGATCAGACTCGACTGGAGGAACATGCAAACGAAAGCGCTGCAAAACCACAGGAGGagaaagatgaggaggaggaggatgaagaggaaggAGGAGTAGCGTCGACCGATAGCAGTTTAGCAGGAAGTGATAATGAGGATGCGTAG